A single genomic interval of Anaerobranca gottschalkii DSM 13577 harbors:
- the cmr6 gene encoding type III-B CRISPR module RAMP protein Cmr6 translates to MAKNKKNKKAQKNSNSQSKKQSNNIYFIPRETGQILNNLEKQKGGKFQYDNYSLLLNKFYKCQEDSKGKYEFDFNEMAKEYEFYPKAQNLEIKKLIDQINQRVKAVSQAYANIGYQVKKFELKTTSPMVIGLGNDSVLETSLTLHHTYGIPYIPASAIKGVARNWAINNIFDLNEGDKDRGALGDQSFCKIFGSPEDSVLGERQGKVIFLDAFPLCNIKVKTDIISSHYHNYYTSGKNNIPPADYLQPNIRKFLVLEEGALFKFYLMVKDKDNEKITLGSSEEYQGTILELTEKLLKEALTIEGIGAKSSVGYGLFG, encoded by the coding sequence ATGGCTAAAAATAAAAAAAATAAAAAAGCTCAAAAAAATAGCAACAGCCAGAGCAAAAAACAATCCAATAACATATATTTCATCCCAAGGGAAACCGGGCAGATATTGAATAACCTCGAAAAGCAGAAAGGGGGCAAATTTCAGTATGACAATTATTCCCTACTATTAAACAAGTTTTACAAGTGCCAAGAAGATTCAAAGGGAAAATACGAGTTTGATTTCAATGAAATGGCCAAAGAATATGAGTTCTATCCCAAGGCCCAAAATCTAGAAATTAAAAAACTTATAGATCAAATTAACCAAAGGGTCAAAGCTGTAAGTCAAGCCTATGCTAACATAGGATATCAAGTAAAGAAGTTTGAATTAAAAACCACTTCACCAATGGTAATAGGTTTAGGTAACGACAGTGTTCTTGAAACTTCCCTTACCTTACATCATACTTATGGCATCCCCTACATCCCAGCTAGTGCTATTAAAGGTGTAGCCAGAAACTGGGCTATAAACAATATCTTTGACCTAAATGAAGGAGATAAAGACCGTGGTGCCCTAGGAGACCAGTCCTTTTGTAAAATCTTTGGCAGTCCTGAAGACAGTGTTTTAGGAGAAAGGCAGGGTAAGGTTATATTTTTAGATGCTTTTCCCCTGTGCAATATAAAAGTTAAAACAGATATTATCTCTTCCCACTACCATAACTACTATACATCTGGTAAAAATAACATACCACCTGCTGATTATCTTCAGCCAAATATCAGAAAGTTTTTGGTTTTAGAAGAGGGTGCTCTTTTTAAATTTTATCTCATGGTAAAAGACAAAGACAACGAAAAAATAACACTGGGTAGTTCTGAGGAATATCAAGGAACTATCTTAGAATTAACAGAAAAACTCCTTAAGGAGGCACTAACCATAGAAGGTATAGGGGCTAAAAGCTCAGTGGGATATGGTTTGTTTGGGTAA
- the cmr5 gene encoding type III-B CRISPR module-associated protein Cmr5 — translation MTLNRFRNTIADMERERAKYAYECVESIASEYSHLKKNYKSYVRKLPALIKANGLAGAIAFVFSKKDNDKSKSDYAYKLIYEQSQSWLMEKSSLGKLLFKNGYDQTVKNHVQPEANQVQDDKRFIENIINLDIESYRLATTELLALYKWMARFAEGMLGGDEKDG, via the coding sequence ATGACTCTAAATAGGTTTAGAAATACAATAGCAGATATGGAGAGAGAAAGGGCTAAATATGCCTACGAGTGTGTGGAAAGTATTGCCAGCGAATACTCCCATTTAAAGAAAAACTATAAATCTTATGTGAGAAAACTGCCTGCCCTTATCAAGGCCAATGGCCTAGCAGGTGCCATCGCCTTTGTTTTTAGTAAAAAGGATAATGACAAATCTAAATCAGATTATGCCTATAAATTGATTTATGAGCAAAGTCAATCCTGGCTTATGGAAAAATCTTCTTTGGGAAAATTGCTTTTTAAAAATGGCTATGATCAAACTGTTAAAAACCATGTGCAACCAGAAGCAAATCAAGTACAGGATGACAAAAGGTTTATTGAAAATATTATAAACTTAGACATAGAAAGCTATAGGCTTGCAACTACAGAGCTTTTAGCCCTTTATAAATGGATGGCCCGCTTTGCTGAAGGTATGCTTGGAGGGGATGAAAAAGATGGCTAA
- the cmr4 gene encoding type III-B CRISPR module RAMP protein Cmr4 → MYKIAFPLFFHVQTPLHVGAGGDVGLVDLPIQREKHTAFPKIESSGVKGCLREAFEGLIDKEIKGFGKVTGDDIELLFGPEETGDKGHAASLGFSDARLLFFPVRSVKGVFAWVTCPGVLKRFKRDLEICDIFNQLSDNGSFVKIFFGNLKYVPPVNSVSSLDKIKVDDGQIVLEEYALKVEEKKETKSLGEELSDVLGVEDIKDKLVILHDDVFKDFVQLFTEVITRTKIDSQTGTVKPGALFTEEYLPAESVLYSLSLISPIFAEKNKKGKFISDDQSTEHQKIADFFIRGLPDYLQIGANTTLGKGIVKVVAFTNDSK, encoded by the coding sequence CCTGCCTATTCAGCGGGAAAAACATACCGCATTTCCCAAAATTGAAAGCTCAGGAGTCAAGGGATGTCTAAGAGAAGCTTTTGAGGGTTTAATTGATAAAGAAATAAAAGGCTTTGGAAAAGTCACCGGTGACGATATAGAACTACTTTTTGGCCCAGAAGAAACAGGGGATAAAGGCCATGCTGCCTCCTTAGGGTTTAGCGATGCCAGACTTTTGTTTTTTCCAGTTAGGTCTGTAAAAGGGGTATTTGCTTGGGTTACATGTCCAGGTGTTTTGAAAAGGTTTAAAAGAGACCTTGAAATTTGTGATATCTTTAATCAGCTTTCTGATAATGGCTCTTTTGTGAAAATTTTTTTTGGAAATTTAAAGTATGTTCCTCCAGTAAATTCTGTTTCCAGTTTAGATAAAATTAAGGTAGATGATGGGCAGATTGTCCTTGAGGAGTATGCACTAAAGGTCGAGGAAAAAAAAGAAACCAAATCCCTAGGCGAAGAGCTTTCTGATGTTCTAGGAGTTGAAGATATTAAAGATAAACTAGTAATTTTGCATGATGATGTATTTAAAGACTTTGTACAGCTTTTTACAGAAGTCATAACCAGGACAAAGATAGATAGTCAAACTGGTACTGTTAAACCAGGGGCCCTTTTTACAGAAGAATACCTGCCAGCTGAAAGTGTCCTATATTCTCTAAGTTTGATTTCTCCAATCTTTGCAGAGAAAAATAAAAAGGGCAAATTCATATCTGATGATCAATCTACGGAGCATCAAAAGATAGCGGACTTTTTTATCAGAGGATTACCTGATTACCTGCAGATAGGTGCCAATACTACCCTTGGCAAAGGAATTGTAAAGGTGGTGGCTTTTACAAATGACTCTAAATAG